The region CTTAATTTGAGATAATAATATTTATGTATGTGAAATCTGTGGTTTTGTCTACATAGGCGATGATGTACCAGCTATCTGCCCTGTATGCAAAGTACCAAGTCTAAAGATTACACAAATACCAAAGGGGGTGGCATAAATGCATGCAGTTCGAAATATCAGATTATGTACAAAAGATTGTCTTTGTCTCTATGTATGTCCATCTGGCGCAACTGATACAGAAACCGGTCAGATAGATGCAATCAAATGTATCAGTGGATGCCGGGCTTGTGTAGATGCCTGCCCTTCCCATGCTATTTCTCTTATTCCTGATGAATTCCCACCGCAGCAGGGCAAATCAAATGCGGTAATAAACGCGCTACGTTCTCTGTCTGATAGTAAAATCAAACAGGAACGGATTGCTGAAGCAATAGCAGATACAACTGATAATCCAATTATGCAGCAGTTTGCTACCGCAATTTCTAAATCCAACAGGCTCATGGCTGAAGATCTATTGCGTGAATCCGGATATATGCTTCCACAAAGCAATAATGTTAAGGAGCTTCTATCTTCATTCCTTGAAAAAGAGCAACAGGATGATTTCCCGTTTGAAACAGTAAAAACATTAATACATCTTTTAGATCAAAATTCAGTATCTGCTTTCGCACGTAAAAAGGAGGAAGAAAAAATGGAACGATATCGTTGTAGTGTATGTGGTTATATTCATGAAGGACCGTTACCGGCGGATTTCAAATGTCCTTTGTGTAAACAACCAGCTACTGCATTTGAAAAAATTGAAGAAACAAAAACATCTAAAAACAAATATTCTGGTACACAGACAGAAAAGAATTTGATGGATGCTTTCGCAGGCGAAAGTCAGGCCAGAAATAAATACACCTATTTTGCAAACATTGCCTCCAGAGAAGGGTATGACCAGATTTCTGAACTCTTCCTAAAAACGGCCCGTAACGAACAGGAACACGCAAAACTATGGTATGAAGAACTTGGAAATCTAGGTTCTACTTCTGATAATCTTTTACATGCGGCTGAAGGTGAAAACTATGAGTGGACCGATATGTACGACCGTTTTGCAAAAGATGCTGAGGCAGAAGGTTTCCCTGAACTTGCAGAGCGCTTCCGCAGAGTTGCCGCTATTGAGAAGGCTCATGAAGAAAGATACCGCGCCCTTCTTAAAAATGTAGAAATGCAGCAGGTCTTCGAAAAAGGGGAAGATACCATGTGGGAATGTCGCGTCTGCGGACATCTGGTAATGGGTAAAAAAGCTCCCGAAGTATGTCCGGTATGTAAATACTCCCAGAGTTACTTCGAAGTTAGAAAAGAAAACTATTAGACCTTATATAGTGAAATGATAAATCATTTTCACTCTTCAAAACTAATAAAAATCAATAGGTTTATCTATCGCTTTTTATAAGATCAATAATCTTTTCTATACTCATAATTCCAATATCACCTTGCTCTCTGCTTCTTACTGAAAGCATCCCTGTTTCTGCTTCCTTTTCACCAAGTATAAGCATATACGGAACCTTTTCAAGCTGTGCTTCCCGAATCTTGTATCCTATCTTCTCATCACGTTCATCCATTTCACAACGGATATCGGCTTTCTTTAATTTCATCAATACTTCTTTCGAATAGGTACTGAATTTTTCTGAAATAGGCAGGATTTTAATCTGTACCGGTGCCAGCCATACCGGGAACTTTCCGGCAAAATGTTCAATTAATATTCCGATAAATCTTTCAATAGAGCCGAATACTACTCTGTGTATCATAATTGGCCTATGCTTTTCGCCATCAGCACCTATATATTCAGCTTCAAATCGTTGTGGCAATTGGAAATCCAATTGTATTGTTCCGCACTGCCAGGTTCTTCCTATTGAATCTTCAAGATGGAAATCAATCTTCGGTCCATAGAATGCTCCATCGCCTTCATTTACTACATAATTCATCTGAAGTTCATCGAGTGCTTTTCTTAATCCACATGTCGCAATCTCCCAATCCGCTTCACTGCCAATACTGTTTTCAGGTTTTGTAGACAATTCGACATGATATTTAAAACCGAATTTACTATAGACTTCATCAATGAGACGAACAACTCCTTTGATCTCGTCTGTTATCTGTTCCTGTGTCATATAGATATGAGCGTCATCCTGAGTAAAACAACGCACTCTCATAAGTCCATGTAATGCTCCTGATTTTTCATGTCTGTGAACTAATCCCAATTCTCCCATTCTGATTGGTAATTCTCTATAAGAATGGGGAACCGATTTATAAACCAACAATCCTCCGGGGCAATTCATTGGCTTTATAGCAAAATCTTCCTCATCAATTTTTGTGGTATACATATTATCTTTATAATGATCCCAATGCCCTGAGGTTTCCCACAGTTTTCTGCTTAGCATCATAGGAGTTGAAATTTCTACATATCTTTCACGCTCATGTATTTTTCTCCAGTAATCTATTAGAAGGTTTTTCAGTATCATTCCTTTTGGAAGAAAAAACGGAAATCCCGGTCCTTCATCCATCAAAGTAAATAACCCCAGCTCTTTACCCAATTTTCTATGATCACGTTTTTTTGCTTCTTCCATTCTTGTTAAATATTCTTCTAATTCTGAGCTCTTTGGAAATGATGTACCATAAATTCTAGTCAGCATTTTATTTTTTTCATTACCGCGCCAATAGGCACCTGCAACTGACGTCAGTTTGAAAGCCTTAACATATTTAGTACTTAACAAATGAGGCCCTGCACACAAATCAACAAAGTCTCCCTGTTCGTAAAAGCTGATTTCCTCATCTTTCGGTAAATCATTAATCAACTGGACTTTATAATCTTCTCCTCTTTTCTTCATAAAGGCGATCGCTTCATCTCTATTTAACGTAAATCTTTTAATCTCAAAATTTTCTTTCACGATTTTCTTCATTTCGTTCTCAATAGCAGATAAGTCATCATTGCTAATTGCTTTTTCAAAATCAAAATCGTAGTAAAATCCGTCTTCTATCGCCGGTCCTATCGCTAGCTTTGCACCCGGATACAGCCTTTTTATTGCTTGAGCCAAAATGTGTGAAGTTGTATGCCGGAACGATGATTTTCCCTTTTCATCTTCAAATGTTAGTATAGAAAGGCTACTGTCTTCATTAATTTCATATCTTAAATCTACCAAATTACCATTAACCTCACCGGCACATGCTACCCGCGCTAATCCTTCGCTTAATTCTTTAGTAATTTTAATTACAGTAATAGGTTTCTCATAATTTCTTACCGCACCATCTTTTAGTTGAATTTTCATACTTCCTTCTCCTACTATTATTTTTAATATAAAATGCAGTTTTTCCAACTTATAATGTTATGATACCCCTGACATCGCCAGGGGTATCGATATTATTTCTTCAATTTCATAAGTACTGCCTCAGCGGCCTTGATAAGCGGATATGCGGCAGGAGATGCTGTCAGCATAGGTTGCGTTCCTATCTGTGCCACCAGCAAATCAGTTAATGTAAAGCCGCCCTGAATGATGAAGCCTATTACATTTGTTAGTTCTCCCGCACTGGTTCCACCGATTATCTCACCACCAAGAATTTTCTTACTATCTTTTGATACGATTAATTTTACCTTTTGCTTATGCGCGTTGTCTAATTTACCCGGATGGCGGTCAATTCCGGTGAATTCTCCTGTAACAATACTAAATCCTTCATTTAACGCAGCCTGCTCAGTTAATCCCGCAACTCCGTAAGAAGAAGCACCAATATTCGTTGAATAAATTCCGATCGTTCCACCAAATGACTGATAAGTCGACAGACTATAAAGGTTTAATCCAGC is a window of [Clostridium] saccharolyticum WM1 DNA encoding:
- a CDS encoding rubredoxin-like domain-containing protein translates to MCGFVYIGDDVPAICPVCKVPSLKITQIPKGVA
- the rbr gene encoding rubrerythrin — its product is MEETKTSKNKYSGTQTEKNLMDAFAGESQARNKYTYFANIASREGYDQISELFLKTARNEQEHAKLWYEELGNLGSTSDNLLHAAEGENYEWTDMYDRFAKDAEAEGFPELAERFRRVAAIEKAHEERYRALLKNVEMQQVFEKGEDTMWECRVCGHLVMGKKAPEVCPVCKYSQSYFEVRKENY
- the thrS gene encoding threonine--tRNA ligase; protein product: MKIQLKDGAVRNYEKPITVIKITKELSEGLARVACAGEVNGNLVDLRYEINEDSSLSILTFEDEKGKSSFRHTTSHILAQAIKRLYPGAKLAIGPAIEDGFYYDFDFEKAISNDDLSAIENEMKKIVKENFEIKRFTLNRDEAIAFMKKRGEDYKVQLINDLPKDEEISFYEQGDFVDLCAGPHLLSTKYVKAFKLTSVAGAYWRGNEKNKMLTRIYGTSFPKSSELEEYLTRMEEAKKRDHRKLGKELGLFTLMDEGPGFPFFLPKGMILKNLLIDYWRKIHERERYVEISTPMMLSRKLWETSGHWDHYKDNMYTTKIDEEDFAIKPMNCPGGLLVYKSVPHSYRELPIRMGELGLVHRHEKSGALHGLMRVRCFTQDDAHIYMTQEQITDEIKGVVRLIDEVYSKFGFKYHVELSTKPENSIGSEADWEIATCGLRKALDELQMNYVVNEGDGAFYGPKIDFHLEDSIGRTWQCGTIQLDFQLPQRFEAEYIGADGEKHRPIMIHRVVFGSIERFIGILIEHFAGKFPVWLAPVQIKILPISEKFSTYSKEVLMKLKKADIRCEMDERDEKIGYKIREAQLEKVPYMLILGEKEAETGMLSVRSREQGDIGIMSIEKIIDLIKSDR